Sequence from the Nitrospirota bacterium genome:
AATACACGCCCACGACCAGCCGCTTCATCGAGGTCAAGCGGGTCTTCGACAAGGAATACTTCAGCCCGCTGATCGAAAAACAGATGAACCGCTGCGTCCAGTGCCTGCGCTGCGTGCGCTACTGCGACGAGGTCATGGACGTGAAGGCCCTGGCGCCGGTGAACCGCGGCACGATGACCGAGATCAAGCACTTCGGCGCCCATGAGTTGGACTGCGAGTTTTGCGGCGGCTGCATCCAGATTTGCCCGGTGGGCGCCATCACCAGCCGTCTCTCGATGTACGAGTTTCGCCCCTGGATGCTGAAGCGCGCGGATACGGTCTGCACCTACTGCGGGGACGGCTGCCAGATCACGATCCAGGCCAAAGACAACCAGCTCATCGAGGTCAACTCCTCGCTCGGGGCCGGGCGCAACAACGGCGATCTCTGCGCCAAGGGCTATTTTGGCTACCACGCCACCACCAACCCGGAGCGGCTGACTACTCCCCTCATCCGACGCGACGGCCGGCTGGTACCGGCCACCTGGGACGAGGCGCTGGAATATGTGGCCGAAACCTTCGTCCGGCTCAAGCTCAAGCACGGGGCCCAGGCCTTTGCCGGCCTGATCACCGCCCGCTGCACGAACGAAGACCTCTATCTGTTCCAGAAGTTCATGCGGCTGGCCCTCGGCACGAACAAGCTCGACAGCAGCGCCCGCTACGGGCAGGTCAACGCCGTGCGCGCCCTGTGTCGCGTCCAGGGCACCCACCGCTGGCCCGTCACGTTCGAAGACATTGCCGCCGCCGAGGCCTTGCTCCTGGTCGGCACCAACATCACCGAGGCCAACCCGATCACGGGCCTCCGGGTCAAGGAGGCGGTAAAAAAACGAGGCGCCGTCCTGCTGACGGTCGAGTCGCTGGAACCGACGGTGGGCGCCATCAGCAACATCGCCAACCTGGCCGCCCACCATTTTACGGCGCACCCGGATCAGTACAAACCGGTGGTGCTCGGATTGATCAAGGCGGTGATCGACGAGGGCCTGGCGGACCGGACCCTGTCGCAGAAGGCTCCCGCCTACTTCCAGGCGATCAGCGGGGCGGTGCAGAAACTGTCCTGGCCCGCGATCGAGCAAGCCACCGGCAGCAGCGCCACGGCGTTCAAAGAAGCGGCGCGGGCGTTTGCACAGACCGCGCGCGCCGTGATCATCGTCGGCGCCGGCGTGCTGCGGGAGCCTGGCGGAAGCGGTCTTGCCGCCACCTTACAGGATCTCCTGTTGCTCACCGGCCACCACGGCCGTCCCGGCTGCGGCCTGGCGCCCCTGGCCGAGCAGAACAACGACCAGGGCGCGGTGGAAATGGGGACCGTGGCGGAGTGTCTGCCCGGCCCTTGCGACCTCGGCGACCAGGAAGCCCGCGCACGGGTCTCGGCGCTCTGGCGGGAGGAGCTGCCCCAAGGGCCGGGCCGGACGATCCCGGAAATCCTGGAGGAAGCGCGCAGCAAGACCATCAAGGCCCTGTACCTCGTCGGCGAAGATCCGGCCGGCTCCCTGCCGGATTCGGCCCGCGCCAAGGAGGCGCTCGAAGGCCTGGAGTTCCTGGTCTGCCAGGAGCTGTTCCTGACCGACACGGCGCGGCTGGCCCACGTGGTGCTGCCCGCCTGCTCCTACGCCGAAAAGGACGGGACTTTCACGAACACCGAGGGCCATGTCCAGCAAGTCCGGCACGCCATCGAGCCGGTCGGCGAGAGCCGCCCCGATTGGGAAATCTTCTCGGCCCTGTCGGGGCTGATGAGCTATCCGCTGGAATACGGCGACGCCAAGGAAATCCTGAAGGAGATCCGGGCCCTGATTCCCGGCTACGGCCTGCCGGGACCGGCGCCCAAACCGTCCCGTCCGGACGACGAGGCGGTCGCCCGCTACTTGAAACAGGGCTATGCGGAGGATCTGGTGGAGCGATACGGCTACGCCCCTCCGGTGAAGGCCGCAGGCCGGTTGACCCTGCTGGTGGATCAGTCCTTGTTCCATTCAGGCAAGTTCTCCACCAGGGCGAAGGGATTGTTGCACCTGCAAGCGGGCGGCGCGCTGAGCCTCAACCCGGCCGACGCGGCCCGGCTCGGGATCGCCGAGGGGGACCGGGTCCTGATCTCGAACGAACTGGGACAATGCCGCACGACGGCCAAGTTGTGGGACCGGGTGCCGGCCGGTCTGTGCCGCTTCCCGGAACATTTCGACCAGGAAGCGCGCCGGCTCCTGTCGATCTCGATTGACGTCGTGACCGGCGTGCCGTATTACAGAACGGCGCAGGTGAAGATCGAGCGTCTGTAGCGTCGGAAAGTCTATCAAGTCCGAAAGTAGCCAAGTCGGCGTCGGACTTTTTGACGTGATGACTTTTTAACTTGAGGGACTCAGTCATGACCGAAGTCGGAATCAAACTTGCGTTTTCACTGGCTCAGATCGCCGTCGTCCTGGGCATCGTACTGCTCACGGTCATGATCCTGACCCTGGCGGAACGCAAGGTGCTCGGCTGGATGCAGGACCGGATGGGCCCGATGGAAGTCGGACCCTACGGCGTGCTGCAGCCCATCGCGGACGGCTTGAAGCTCTTTTTCAAGGAGGACATCGTCCCGGCCGGGGCCAACAAGTTCCTGTTTTCCCTCGCGCCCATCCTGGCACTGGTGCCCGCGCTGATCGGCTTCGCGGTGATCCCGTTCGGCCCCAACAAGACCATCGAGCTGTTCGGCTACCAGTTCCAGCCTTTCGTGATCAGCGACATCAACATCGGCATTCTGTACATCCTGGCCTTCACCTCGATCGGCGCCTACGGGATCATCCTGGGCGGCTGGGCCTCGAACAGCAAATATTCCCTGCTGGGGGGCCTGCGGTCGGCCGCGCAGGTCATCAGCTACGAATTGAACGTGGGGCTGGCGATCGTGGGCGTCCTGCTCCTGGCCGGCTCGCTGAGCCTGGTCAAGATCACCGAGGCCCAGGCCGGCGGCTTCTGGCACTGGTACGTGTTCGCCTTTCCGTTCCCGCAAATCTTCGCGTTCGTCGTCTACGTGATCTCCTCCGTGGCGGAAACCAACCGGCTGCCGTTCGACCTGCCGGAAGCGGAGAGCGAGCTGGTTGCGGGCTTCTTCACCGAGTACAGCGGCATGCGGTTCGCCTTCTTCTTCCTGGCCGAATACGCGAACATGATCCTGGTCTCCTGCATCGCCGCCGCCCTGTTCCTGGGCGGCTGGAATGCCCCCTACCCCGGCACCCTCCTGCCGGAAACGCTGGCCTGGGTGGAAGGGGTCATGTGGTTCACGGTCAAGGTGTACTTCTTCCTGTTCCTGTTCTTCTGGTTGCGGGCGACGCTGCCGCGCCTGCGGTACGACCAGCTCATGCGGTTCGGCTGGAAGGTGATGCTGCCGATCGCCCTGGGCAATATTCTCGTGACGGCCATCGCGGCGTATCTCTTCCCAAGGTGACGCGAAGAAGTTGACAGTTATCAGTTCACCGTTCCGGAAAAACTGATTACTGAAAACTGACCACTGAGAACTCAGATGACGAAATTCACAGCTTGGATCAAGACCATCATCTTCTACGAGATCCTCGTGGGCATGAAGGCCACGCTCTCGCACTTGCTGCGCTACAAGCCGATCACGCTCCAGTATCCGCACGAGAAGCGGACCCTGCCGGACAGTTACCGGGGGATGCTGGCGCTGCTCCGCTACGACGACGGCACGGAGAAGTGCGTGGGCTGCGACCTCTGCGAAGCGGCCTGTCCCTCGCGGGTCATCAAGGTCTTCAGCGCCGAAGTGCCCGGCGAACCGACCAAGCGGTTTGCCAAGGAATATTACATGGACATGACCCGCTGCCTCTTCTGCGGGCTCTGCGTGGACGCCTGCCCGGTGGACGCGCTGGGCATGACCCGCGAGTTCGAATGGGCGGTGTACGACAAGCGGCAGTTGCGGTTGAACAAGGAACAGCTCCTGGCGATCGGAGACCGGTCGTACCCGGTCCGCGAGAAGCGGCTGGAGTTCCAACATCCGAACGTCGCGTTCTTCAACGTGGCGTTCAAGAACTTGCCCGAAAAGGAAGCGTAGCGCGATTGTTCTCGCCCTCTGGCCGGGCGAACACGAGTCACGTGGGCTGACGCGCGTAGCAGGCGAGAGGGTTTGCCATAGTGAGCTATCTGTTCTTCCTGTACTTTGCCGGTGTGATCGTCGTCACCTCCATCCTGGTGGTGGCGTTGCGCAACCCCGTCTACAGCGCCCTGTCCCTGCTGATCATGTTCTTCCACGTAGCGGGCCTCTACGTCACGCTGCACGCGGAGTTTCTGGCCGCCGTCCAGATCATCGTCTATGCGGGCGCGATCCTGGTGCTGTATCTCTTCGTCGTCATGCTGTTGAACGTGAAACGCGACGAACGGTACCACGTCCAGGCGCCGGCCGCCGCCTTCCTGGGGCTCGTCCTTCTGACGGAGGTCGTGCTGCTGGTCAGCCAACGGACCTACCAGGTCGCGCCGGCCGGCCCTCCCGCCGCCGACCAGGCAGGGAATACGGAGACGATCGGCGAAGTCCTCTACTCCGCGTACCTGTTCCCGTTCGAGGTCGCGTCGCTGATCCTGCTGGTCGCCATGATCGGCGCGATCATCCTGGCGAAAAAAGACCTTGGGATGCGTGAGGAGTAAGGGGTGAGGCGCAAGGAGAGCCGGCGGCGGCGTGCCGTTTCACGCTTCACGCGTCGCATTTCACGAGGAAGCTTATGATTCCCGTTTCCTATTACCTGATTCTGAGCATGATCGTGTTCGTCACCGGACTCGTGGGAGTACTGGTGCGGCGCAACATCATCATCATTTTGCTCTCGGTCGAGCTGATGTTGAACGCCACGAACATCAACTTCGTGGCGTTTTCCCACTATTTTCACAACGTGGCCGGCCAAGTCTTCGTCTTCTTTGCCTTGACCGTGGCGGCGGCGGAAGTGGCGGTGGGCCTCGCCATCATCATCGCCTTGCACCGGAGCAAGTCCAGCATCAACGTGGACGAGTTCCAGCTTCTTAAATGGTAAACGCGAAATGATGAACGATGAACGAAGGAAAGCCCTGCAGGACCGTATCGCCGCCGGTCATCACTCATCATTCATCATTCATCGTTGATTTATGGAATACGCGCTCATCCCATTGCTGCCCTTTGCCGCGTTTCTGATCCTCGGCCTCTTCGGTCACTGGATCAAGGACCGGGCGCATTTCATCGCGGTTCCGGCGGTCGTGGTATCGTTCCTCCTGTCCGTCCTGGCGTTTCTGGACGTGGCGGGTGGACGGCAGACCACGATGCCGCTCTATACCTGGCTGCAGTCCGGCGACGTCACCATCGCCCTCGGCCTGTCCATCGACCGGCTTACCGCCGTCATGCTGCTGCTCGTGACCACCGTGAGCTCGCTGGTGCACGTCTACACCATCGGCTATATGCACGGGGAAAAGGGCTACGCCCGGTTCTTCGCCTACATCGCGCTCTTCACCTTTTCCATGCTGATGTTGGTGATGGCGGATAATTTCCTGCAGCTGTTCGTCTTCTGGGAAGCGGTCGGCCTCTGCTCCTACCTCCTGATCGGCCACTGGTACGAACGACCTTCGGCCTGTAACGCGGCCACCAAGGCCTTCGTCGTCAACCGCGTGGGGGACTTCGGCTTCCTCCTGGGCCTCCTGCTGGTGCTGGCGAGCTTCGGCACGTTGGATTATCACCAGGTGTTCGCCCAAGCCGCCGCCTACACGACCGATACGGTCAACCTGCTCCGGCCTTTCGGCGGCGAATGGCGCGTCTCGACGCTCACCCTGATCTGCCTGCTGCTCTTCGTCGGCGCGATCGGCAAATCGGCCCAGGTGCCGCTGCACGTCTGGCTGCCGGACGCGATGGAAGGCCCGACGCCCATTTCGGCCCTGATCCATGCGGCCACGATGGTCACGGCGGGGGTCTTCATGGTCGCGCGGCTCTCCCCCCTCTACAACCTGTCGCCGGCCGCGATGAACGTGGTGGCGGTCGTGGGCGGGCTGACGATGGTGCTCGGGGCCACGATCGCGCTCACCCAGTACGACATCAAGCGGGTCGTCGCCTACTCGACCGTGAGTCAGCTCGGCTACATGGTCATGGCCTGCGGCTTCGGCGCCTATACGGCCGGCATGTACCACCTGCTGACCCATGGGGCCTTCAAGGCCTTGCTGTTCCTGGGCTGCGGGTCGGTCATTATCGCCTTGCACCATGAGCAGGACATGCGCCGGATGGGCGGCCTGAAGGACAAGCTCCCCGTCACCTACTGGACTTTCGTGATCGGCTCGCTGGCCCTGGCCGGCTTTCCCCTGACCTCCGGCTTCTTCAGCAAGGACGAGATCCTCGTGAGCGCCTGGTCCGCCGGCGCCCTGGGCAAGACGCTGGCGGTGGCGGGCCTCCTGACCGCGGGCCTCACCGCGTTCTACAGCTTCCGCCTCGTGTTCGTGACCTTCTGGGGCCCCTCCCATGTGGACCCGCATCATGCGGGGCACGTGCACGAACCTTCCAAGACCATGACGGTCCCGCTGGTGATATTGGCAGTTCTGGCCCTGCTGGCCGGTTATGTGGGGATTCCGCAGTTCTTGGAGCCGGCCTTGCCAGGTCCGGAGGGGACGGGAGGCCACCACGAAGGGAGCGCCGCCGCCGGGATCATGATCGTGGCGACCCTGCTGGGCCTGAGCGGCATCGCCGCCGCCTACTTGATGTACGTCAAGCTGCCCGGCCTCGCCGAGAGTCTGGCCAATCAATGGCAAGGGGCCTATCGGCTGTCCTTCAACAAATGGTATGTGGACGAGCTCTACGACCGGACCTTCGTGAAGCCGACGTTCCAGCTCGCGGACCGGCTCTGGCAGAGAGTGGACGTGGGCATCATCGACGCGGCGGTGAACGGGCTCGCCCGCGGCGTGGCTTGGTTCGGCTGGATCCTGCGGCTGATCCAAAGCGGCCAGACCCAACATTATGCGCTGGGCATGACCTTGGGGGCCGTGCTGATTCTGACCGTGTATTTGCTCTCTTGGTGATGTGATGAGCCACTTTCCCTGGCTGACCGCGATCATCTTCCTCCCGCTCGCCGGGGCAGCGGCGCTGTTCTTCGTCAAGGCGCAGCAGGCCCGCTGGCTTGCGCTGGGCGTGACGCTGGCGGACTTTGCCCTGTCGCTGCCCCTCTGGTTCGGTTTCGACGCCACGACGTCCCAGATGCAGTTCACCGAGCGGGCGTCGTGGATCACGTCGCCCGCCATCAACTATGCACTCGGATTGGACGGCATCAGCCTGCCGATGATCCTCCTGACCACGTTCCTGACTCCCTTCTGCGTGGGGATTTCCTGGCGCGCGATCGAAAGCCGGGTCCAGCTCTTCATGGCCAGCCTCCTGGTCATGGAAACCGCCATGCTGGGGGTCTTCGCCGCATTGGACTTCGTGCTGTTTTACGTATTCTGGGAGGCGATGTTGATCCCCATGTACCTGCTCATCGGGGTCTGGGGCGGCCCCAACCGGGTCTACGCGGCGGTGAAGTTTTTCCTGTACACCCTGGTGGGAAGCGTCCTGCTCCTGGTCGCCATCATCGTGTTGTTTTTCAAGGGCGGCCACACGTTCGACATCCTCCAGCTCAGCAAAGGCGATTACGCCCCGGTGCTCCAGAGCTGGATCTTCTGGGCCTTCTTCGCCGCATTCGCCGTCAAGGTGCCGATGTTCCCCTTCCACACCTGGCTCCCGGATGCGCACGTGGAAGCGCCCACGGCGGGCAGCGTGATCCTGGCCAGCGTGCTGTTGAAGATGGGCGCCTACGGATTCCTCCGGTTCACGCTCCCCATGCTTCCGGATGCGACGATCGCGTATACCCCGATCATCATCGCTCTCTCGGTGATCGCGATCCTCTACGGGGCCTACATGGCCCTGGCCCAGGCCGACCTGAAAAAATTGATCGCCTATTCCAGCGTCAGCCACATGGGATTCGTGACCCTCGGCATTTTTGCGCTGAACACCCAGGGGATCGAAGGCGCGATCCTCCAGATGGTCAATCACGGCATCACGACCGGCGCCCTGTTCCTCTGCGTCGGCATCATTTACGAACGGACCCACAGCCGGTTGATCAGCGACAACACCGGCCTGACCGGGCCCATGCCGCGCTATGCCACGTTCCTGGTCATCTTTTCCCTCTCGTCCCTGGGTCTGCCCGGCACGAACAGCTTCGTGGGCGAGTTTCTCGTGCTGGCCGGCACCTTCTTCCGGAGCAAACCGGTGGCGGCGCTGGCCTCGCTCGGCATCATTTTGGCCGCCGCCTACATGCTCTGGATGGTGCAGCGCGTGGCGTTCGGCACGCGCTCCGAACAATCCGCACACCGGCCCGTCCATTTGTCCGATCTGAACCTGCGCGAAATGGCGCTGCTGGCCCCACTGCTTGTGCTCGTCTTCTGGATCGGGTTGGTCCCAAACCAGGTCCTGACCCCCATGCATGCCAGCGTCGCGAACCTGCTGGATCAAATGGACCAGGAAGAAACGGCGCTGGCGCAAATTATAGGCACGGGGCAAGCGGCAAGGGGCGATAGGCAAGAACCGCTCCCCGCTCCCTTGCCCCTTGCCGCTCGCCACAGGCCGGACAAGAGTATTCCATGACGCTTCCCCTGGCCGACATCCTCGCGATCCTGCCCGAGCTCATCGTGACGGGCGCGGCCTGCCTCATCCTGGCGCTGGACCCGATCACGCCCGCGTCACGCAAGGAGTGGCTGGCCTGGATCGGCCTGGGCGCGCTGGCCGCCTGCATCGGTGTCACGGCCTCGCAGATGGGCGTCAAGGTCATGGCCTTCAGCGACCTGGTGATCATCGACCCCTACGCCAGCTTCTGGAAGCTCCTGCTCTACCTGGTCAGCGGGCTCACGATCCTGCTTTCGCTCGCCTACCTGAAGGAAGAAGCCATGCATCTGGCCGAGTATTACGGCTTCCTCCTGCTCTCGCTGGTCGGCATGATGGTGATGGTCTCGGCCGCCGACCTGCTGACCATCTATCTGGGCACGGAGCTCATGTCCTTGTCGCTGTACGTCCTGGCCGGCATCAAGCGGACCTCGGGGCGCTCGCTGGAAGCCTCGGCCAAGTACTTCGTGCTGGGCGCCTTTTCGTCCGGCATCCTGCTCTACGGCATTTCTCTCCTGTTCGGAATCACCGGCAGCACCAAACTGCCGGCGATCGCCGCGGCCATCCACGGTCGCAGTCTGGATGATCCGACGCTGCTGTTGGCCATGATCCTGCTGGTCGTCGGCTTCGGCTTCAAGATTGCCGCCGTGCCTTTTCACATGTGGACGCCGGACGTCTATGAAGGCGCGCCCACGTCCGTCACCGCCTTCATGGCCGTGGCCTCCAAAGCCGCCAGCTTCGGCGCCTTTCTGCGGGTCTTCCTCGAAGGGTTGGGCGGGCTCAAGACCAACTGGTACGGGCTCTTCCTGATCGTCTGCGTCGCAACGCTCATCCTGGGCAACGTGGTGGCCATCGTGCAGACCAACATCAAGCGCATGCTGGCCTATTCGAGCATCGCCCACGCCGGCTACGCGCTGATCGGCGTGGTTGTGGCCGGGCACGCGACGGCGTCCAGCGAGGTCCGAGGCCTGGGGCTCGCCAGCGTGATGCTGTACTTGGCGATCTACGCCTTCATGACGATGGGCGCCTTCGCGGTCGTGGCCCTGCTGCGCAAGGGAGGACTGGAAGGGGAAGAGATCGAGGACTACACGGGACTGGCCAAGCGGCAACCCGTGGCGGCCTTCCTCATGCTGGTATTCATGGTGTCGCTGGCCGGCATCCCGCCCACCGCCGGATTCATCGGCAAGTTTTACCTGTTCATGGGCGCCGTGCGCGCGGGCCTGACCTGGCTCGCCGTGGTAGCGCTGCTCTTCGCCGCGGTCTCGGCCTACTACTATCTGCGCGTGGTGATGGTCATGTATATGCGGGAGCCGGAGGCCTCGGTCACGGTCCTCCCGCGCCTGGCCGCCTCGCCGGCGTTGACCATCGTGCTGGCCTGCGCGCTGGCCGGCGTCGTCTTCTTCGGTCTGTATCCAGACCCCCTCGTCGCGTTGACCCAACACGCGATCCTCGCGCTGAAGTAAGCGCGGGACTTGGACCCTTCACGGGAAGGAGGCTCGTCGACGTTCACCGCAACGCAGGTTCCTTCGATGGCGTTCCTCCGACTGCTGCGTGGCGCGGCGTCCGACTTCCGTCGGCACGGCTGTACGAGCCTGGCCGCGTCGCTGGCCTTCTTCACCCTCCTGTCCTTCTTTCCGATGATCTACCTGCTGCTGTACCTCGTCAGTTTCTTCGTGAGCCACGAACGGATCGGACAGGAATTCCTGCTGAACTTCCTGCACGGATTTCTGCCCATGTTGGGCGCCGACCTGGCCGAGGAAGTCAAACGGGTGGCCGGCGAACAGATCGTGCGCTGGGTCGTCTTCCTGGCGTTCGTCTGGTTCGGAATGCTGGTCTTTTACGAGATGAACTATACGGTGAACGTCGTCTTCGGGACGCCACGGAAGCGCGGCGCGCTGCTGTCCTCACTGGCCTCGTTCGCATTGCTGGGGATGGTGGAGGTCCTCTTGGTCCTGTCGTATCTGGTCACCCAGACCCTGGGGCGTCTGGTGTCCTACGCGCCACGGATCGGGGGCATCGATCTGGTCGCCGTCGCCGCCCACAAGCTGCTGCTCGCCTACGTCCTGCCCTTCGCGCTGGTCCTGGCCGCCGTCACCTGCCTCTACCGCTACCTGCCGGCGGAACGTCCCGCGTGGCGCGATGCGGCCGTCGGGGGCCTGGTGCTGGCGCTCCTCTGGGAAGTCGCCAAGCATCTGTTCGGCACCTATGTGCAGCATCTCTCGGTCTATAGCCGGATGTATGGATCGCTGTTGGTCACGGTGCTGTTCCTGCTGTGGGTCTATTATTCGGCGGCGCTGCTGCTGTTCGGGGCCGCCATCGTGCGCCGGCTGGACGAAACAAGGCGGGAGTGACCCGTACCGAGGCAACCGTGGCGGGTCAGACCTTGCCTCGTTGCCCGTGGATTTATTCGTGGAATGCGGTCGCTATCCGCGCAGCCCACGGAGTTGCAGAAAGCGGGCGATCCCGCCCCTCGTCACCAGCCCCGCAAGCTGTCCATGCTCCATCACGGCAAGCCGGTCCTGGTCTTCCCGCTGCATCTGTTCGAACGCGGCCAAGGCCGACATGTCGCGCCCCGTTTCCATCGCCGGCGACCAGGGCTGCATGATGTCCCGCACGCTTCGCCAGGGCCAGAGCGACTGGGGCAAGGCCTGCACGTCCTGCACCGCCACCATGCCGATCGGCCGGCCCTCTTCCACCACCGGGAAACCGCTGTGGCCCAGGGGCAGAAAATGCTGCGCGACCGCGTCCGCCACCGTGAGATCCGCGGGCAGGGTCGCCACGTCGCGCACCATCAGGTCTCCGACCGAGACCTGCTCCAGCGACGCCCTGAGGTTGGCCTGCCGGCGGCTGCCCCTGGCCGAGCTGAAGAGAAACAGCCCGATCAGGGCCACCCAACTCCCGTTGGCCGCCAGCGGGCCGGGAATCAGGCCGGCGGACGCGCCCAGCACTAGCGCCAATCCGAGCAAGCCGAGGACCAGCCCGAACCCCTGGCCGACCAGCGAGGCTTGCTGCGTGGCCCGGTGATAATTGCCGGACCAAGCCCACAGACCGGCCCGCAGCACCCGCCCACCGTCCAGGGGAAAGCCAGGAATCAGATTGAACAGCCCGAGTTGCAGATTCACGGAACCGAGGAGCAGCCCCAAGGCAATCAAGCCCTGGCCCGTATTAACGGTCCCGGCCAACCCCAGAAGCATCCCGCCCAGCGCGAAGCTCACGAGAGGGCCGGCGATCGCAATCAGGAACTCGGCCTTCGGCCCCGGCGCTTCCCGTCGCATCTGGGCGACGC
This genomic interval carries:
- a CDS encoding site-2 protease family protein; the protein is MMLGTDWEIGRIFGIPIKVHMSWFLVFGFVTWSLATGYLPDMLPGLSPQRYWGMGGTAALLLFGSVLLHELGHSYVALRYQIPIQQITLFIFGGVAQMRREAPGPKAEFLIAIAGPLVSFALGGMLLGLAGTVNTGQGLIALGLLLGSVNLQLGLFNLIPGFPLDGGRVLRAGLWAWSGNYHRATQQASLVGQGFGLVLGLLGLALVLGASAGLIPGPLAANGSWVALIGLFLFSSARGSRRQANLRASLEQVSVGDLMVRDVATLPADLTVADAVAQHFLPLGHSGFPVVEEGRPIGMVAVQDVQALPQSLWPWRSVRDIMQPWSPAMETGRDMSALAAFEQMQREDQDRLAVMEHGQLAGLVTRGGIARFLQLRGLRG
- a CDS encoding YihY/virulence factor BrkB family protein, yielding MAFLRLLRGAASDFRRHGCTSLAASLAFFTLLSFFPMIYLLLYLVSFFVSHERIGQEFLLNFLHGFLPMLGADLAEEVKRVAGEQIVRWVVFLAFVWFGMLVFYEMNYTVNVVFGTPRKRGALLSSLASFALLGMVEVLLVLSYLVTQTLGRLVSYAPRIGGIDLVAVAAHKLLLAYVLPFALVLAAVTCLYRYLPAERPAWRDAAVGGLVLALLWEVAKHLFGTYVQHLSVYSRMYGSLLVTVLFLLWVYYSAALLLFGAAIVRRLDETRRE